GCATCAGTTCCAATGTAGATGGCATCGTCTGCCAAAGTATTGAAATAAGCATCAAATTTTACTTCGCCCGCCGCTTTATGCCAAGCATCTAAAGTTTGATTGATTTTGTTTTTGTCTGTCTGTGCATTCGCAAAAGAAGCAACGAATAAAAGAAGTAAAAGTGTTTTTTTCATGAGATATACTATTTGAGTTTAAAGGTATAAATTTTTTTAAACCATATAAGGAATATAAGAAAATGGAAGTTTTTATCTAGCATTTGTGATCGTAAATGTGTTGTTTCTCAGGATTACCTAAATTACTGATAACCTGTCTGGATTTTGAAATCAAAACAATTTTAAAATCTTGTCTTTAATTATCATTAACATTCCTCATGTAATTTAATCGCTCAAAAACTATTATATTTGATTTTCAATAAAAATACCATCCCCATGAATCCAAAACTACTTATAAGTTCACTCGCTATAACCTCTCTTTTATTTGTTTCGTGCAAAAAAGAGTTAGAACCGCAAAAAAGCACATCAACTTCTGAATTGGTGCGATTAGGACTTGCAAAAGACACTACAAAGGCGGCGACGCCAGCTGTACAAGCTCCAATGACAAACCCAAATTCTGTTATGGGAGAAACAAAAGGGATCAATCCAGCTCACGGACAGCCGGGACATCGTTGTGATATTGCAGTGGGAGCGCCACTAAATTCTGCGCCTACACAACAAGTACAAACACAGCAAGGTCAAACGGTTCAAGTAAATCCAACGCAGCAACAGGTAGTTACTACAACACAAGTTAAAACACCAAAAGGCATGAATCCGCCTCACGGACAACCAGGACATAGATGTGATATTCCAGTAGGAGCACCATTAAATTCGCCTGCGGCAAAAACAACTGCAGCTGTAAATACAGCGGAAAGCGGATCGGTTTCTCAGAATTTTACGGTTACGCCTCCTCCGGCATCCAATCCAGTTCCTGCTTTATTGAGTACTGAAGGTACAGAAGCTAAAGTAGCAGAGGGAATGAATCCGCCACACGGAAAACCAGGACACAGATGCGATATTGCGGTAGGAGCACCTCTGCCAAAATCTTAGATGAAAGTGACATAGAAATAAAACAACAAAGTGACAAAGGTTCCAGAAAAACTTAGAACCTTTGTCACTTTGTTACTTTGCAACTTATTTATTATATTAATGTTCTTTTATTTTTTCGAAAGTTGTAGTCAACGATTTTTTTGCCTTTGCCAAAGCACCGCTAAATGCTTTTTCAAGGGTTTCGGCATGATCTGTAACAGTGATTGGCTGTAATTTTACAGGACGTACCTCGATTACGCATTTTTTGTCATGCAAGCTGAATTTTTCTCCATTTTCGTCTCCAAAATGAATCTCTACGCGAGTAATTTTATCTTGAAAACGTCCTAAGCTTTTTTCTGTTTCCGCAGCAAAATAGCTTTCTAACCTTGCACTTCCTTCAATGTTTTTGTCGGTGTTGATTTGTACTTTCATAATGCATAATATTTAATGATTCATTCTCAAACTTATCCAATTTAAAGGTAAAAGACAAGAAGGTTAAGGAAATATTAAGATAATATTTCGGGAAAATTATTATCATTTTCATAAACGAATAAAAAATGTAATTTAGCCCTATTTAAAGAGTAAATTCTTATGGCAAATAAATATGTAGACTTTATTACGGATGAGCATTTTTTGAATTGTGTAGCCAATCTGCATAACTCTTATCTTAAAGCTAAAAACAATATTACTAAAAAGAAATTTTTTAAAAATAAGATTGACACTATAAAACTTACCTTAGATTCAAAGTTCAATAGTATTGATGAAGAAGATTTAGTCCAGTCAGAAATATTAAGACAGATTGATAAATCTATTAATAATTCTATTGGTACATTTCATGAACAGATACTTGGAGGTGTAGATGGATATACGGTTGGCAAATTGAGTGGTTTTGATATTAAAGCTGTTGATGATACTTTGTTTGCTGATATCAAGAATAAACATAATACAATGAATAGTAGTTCTGCAGAAGCTCTTTTTCAAAAGCTTGCCCGTTATGCAGATGACTATAAAAAATCAAAATGCTATTGGGTTCAAATTTTAGCAAAAGGTAGTTTTTGCGAATTGTGGCATGGTGATATTAATGGCAAAGAATATAGTCATTCAAGGGTTTATAAAATTTCAGGGGATCAGTTTTATGCTCTCATTACAGGAGTTGAAGATGCTTTTTTTCAGATATATAAGAATCTGCCTTTGGTAATTGATGACTATTTAAACTCAATCGAACAAACCGATCATGTTATAGAAAACTCTGCAATAGATGAAATAAAAAATAATACAATCTCTTCAAAAAGAAGTGTACTGGAGCAGATAACTTTTGAAAATTATAAATATTATTCAGGCTTTGATAAATTATAATATTGATTCAAAAATTTGATAATAGAATATCCTACTTCTTTACCTAGGTTTACAGGAACAGCATTTCCAATTTGTTTATATTGTTGAGCAAGAGATCCTGAGAATTTCCAATCGTCTGGAAATGTTTGGATTCTAGCATATTCTCTAACGGTAAAAGGTCTTGTTTCTTCTGGATGGCATCTTTCTGTTTGCTTTTGTGCAGGGCTGCAAGTTAGAGTAAGACAAGGTTCATCCCATCCAATTCTTCTTGCGATTCCTGTTTTGCCGCCGCCAAGATAAAAACTGCCTCCCATAAATTCTTTCTGTATGTCTAAAGGAAGATCTCTCCAATATCCTTTTTGTGGCACTAATTTTAAAACATCAATTTTGGATTGAGGATACTTTGCTCCTCCAGAATGGGGAGCATCACAATCAAACAAGTCACCTTTTTTGAGAGCGTCTCGGAGATTGTATATTTTTTTATAAGGTTCAGGATATTCATATTTTAAATCAATATCTTTTCTAATGCCAACCAGAATTAATCTTTCTCTTTTTTGAGGAACATTGAAATTAATTGCCTTTAAAACTTGAACTGGAACAACATTATAACCAATTTCATCTAAAATAGAAATCATGCCTTGCAGGGTTTTACCATTATCATGACTCAATAGTCCACGAACATTTTCTCCAATACAAATTGGAGGATTTACTTCCTTCACGGCTCTGGCAAATTCATAAAATAAGGTTCCTCTTGCATCAGCTAATCCTAATTTTTTTCCTGCATAACTGAATGCTTGACAAGGAAAACCTCCGGTTACAACATCAACTTTATTATGAAATTCTGAAAAATTAAATTCTTTTATATCTCCTTCTAAAACATTCCAATTTGGTCTATTGGTTCTTAATGTTTCACAAGCCCATTTGTCAATTTCATTTAAAGCCACACATTTAAGACCTGCTTTTTCCATTCCAACAGCTAGTCCACCAGCTCCAGCAAAAAGCTCGAGAACAGTATAATCATTATTAGGTTTTACGTAATTAGAAACGGCATCTTGTATATCGTCATCAATAAAACTTGAAAACAAGCGAATAATTTCAGATTTATTGTACATTCTATAATTACTCATAGGTTCGCGTACAGCATTCAGTTTGCCCTCATTATCCCAACGTCTTAAAGTCTCTTTACTTTTTCCCAATAATTCTGAAGCTTCAGACAATGAAATATAATCACTCATAACCAAGTTGTTTAACGTTATACAATGGTTACAAAAATAAAGTAAAAAATTCCATAATAAAGAGTGTTTTTTGTTCTAAATTGGAACAAAATAGATTTGATTTTTTTAATTCACTCGAGATCATTTAAGTAGAAGAAAACGAACGTAGCATATTTTTTTAGTTTCTTTTGATATAGTCTTAATCCGTGGAAGATTTATCCTTCTTTCCCCACTTTATTTTCATTTTTCCTTCATTATCATAAGCAATCAAATGAAGCACAATTCCACGTTCACGAACGGCTTTACGCTCTGCTTTAGTCGCTAGATTGGTATCGTTTTTAGAATTTCTAAGCGGAATGGTAAGTGCAAGATTGGTGCCTCGACCGAAAGAATAAATTCCATCTACATCGAAGTTTAGGACGCTGGAACTTATCATGAGTTTGTTGACATCGACTTGCTCGCCACGAAGATTTAAGGAACCTGATAAATCACTGAACGTAATATTCTCGACATCACGAAGCGGAAAAGCAAACTTGCCGATTTTCATA
This portion of the Flavobacterium panacagri genome encodes:
- a CDS encoding HPF/RaiA family ribosome-associated protein — protein: MKVQINTDKNIEGSARLESYFAAETEKSLGRFQDKITRVEIHFGDENGEKFSLHDKKCVIEVRPVKLQPITVTDHAETLEKAFSGALAKAKKSLTTTFEKIKEH
- a CDS encoding Eco47II family restriction endonuclease, with the protein product MANKYVDFITDEHFLNCVANLHNSYLKAKNNITKKKFFKNKIDTIKLTLDSKFNSIDEEDLVQSEILRQIDKSINNSIGTFHEQILGGVDGYTVGKLSGFDIKAVDDTLFADIKNKHNTMNSSSAEALFQKLARYADDYKKSKCYWVQILAKGSFCELWHGDINGKEYSHSRVYKISGDQFYALITGVEDAFFQIYKNLPLVIDDYLNSIEQTDHVIENSAIDEIKNNTISSKRSVLEQITFENYKYYSGFDKL
- the dcm gene encoding DNA (cytosine-5-)-methyltransferase, producing the protein MVMSDYISLSEASELLGKSKETLRRWDNEGKLNAVREPMSNYRMYNKSEIIRLFSSFIDDDIQDAVSNYVKPNNDYTVLELFAGAGGLAVGMEKAGLKCVALNEIDKWACETLRTNRPNWNVLEGDIKEFNFSEFHNKVDVVTGGFPCQAFSYAGKKLGLADARGTLFYEFARAVKEVNPPICIGENVRGLLSHDNGKTLQGMISILDEIGYNVVPVQVLKAINFNVPQKRERLILVGIRKDIDLKYEYPEPYKKIYNLRDALKKGDLFDCDAPHSGGAKYPQSKIDVLKLVPQKGYWRDLPLDIQKEFMGGSFYLGGGKTGIARRIGWDEPCLTLTCSPAQKQTERCHPEETRPFTVREYARIQTFPDDWKFSGSLAQQYKQIGNAVPVNLGKEVGYSIIKFLNQYYNLSKPE